One genomic region from Phragmites australis chromosome 1, lpPhrAust1.1, whole genome shotgun sequence encodes:
- the LOC133886237 gene encoding glutathione S-transferase T3-like, protein MEYADFLRGDDDAISWDDVVPTTQEGIIGTQPPVAQLNVSMDPVVGSNQSLGAFWQRIESYFHENKDFPSTRNKKSLQGRWTFINDMVQKLCGHYARTMSSRRSGTTEGETIVEACKMFQAVEHKEFTFLPCWQELRYHPKWQSESSHKKQKTSGVGSPTSPASTQNMQSSPGVDEADAPASNATPRPKRPPGRTRSNEVARGSTLSNSASAPMKEIFDQQFSLKEKIEKDRAERFAEMMNVERQRLRLEEERTQMKKVKEEMVIMNMDLSQMDEEQKEYYKSLRQSIIAARCASSGPSS, encoded by the exons ATGGAGTATGCAGACTTCCTTCGTGGGGACGACGATGCAATCTCCTGGGACGACGTTGTGCCGACCACCCAAGAAGGCATAATCGGCACACAGCCTCCTGTGGCTCAG CTGAACGTGAGCATGGATCCTGTGGTGGGGTCGAATCAGAGTTTAGGAGCTTTTTGGCAGAGGATCGAGTCTTACTTCCATGAGAACAAAGACTTCCCTTCTACCCGCAATAAGAAGTCATTGCAGGGGAGGTGGACCTTCATCAACGATATGGTGCAGAAGTTATGCGGTCACTACGCTCGGACCATGAGTTCTAGGAGGAGCGGAACCACCGAGGGGGAGACG ATCGTGGAGGCATGCAAGATGTTCCAGGCCGTGGAGCACAAAGAGTTCACGTTTCTTCCATGTTGGCAGGAGTTGAGATATCATCCGAAGTGGCAATCCGAGTCCTCGCACAAGAAGCAGAAGACGTCCGGCGTCGGCAGCCCCACCAGCCCTGCGTCCACGCAGAACATGCAGTCATCGCCAGGAGTAGATGAAGCGGATGCCCCTGCGTCCAATGCCACACCCCGACCAAAACGGCCTCCTGGGAGGACTCGGTCCAATGAAGTTGCTCGTGGTTCAACGTTGTCCAACTCAGCTTCGGCCCCCATGAAGGAGATATTTGACCAACAATTCTCCTTGAAAGAAAAGATCGAGAAGGATAGGGCAGAGAGGTTCGCTGAGATGATGAATGTCGAGCGCCAGCGGCTACggctggaggaggagcgcaCGCAAATGAAGAAAGTAAAGGAGGAGATGGTCATAATGAACATGGATCTTTCACAAATGGATGAAGAGCAGAAAGAATACTACAAAAGCCTCCGGCAGAGTATTATTGCAGCAAGGTGCGCCTCCTctggtccttcttcttga
- the LOC133886243 gene encoding uncharacterized protein LOC133886243, which translates to MDPRVAWKEYLRELCFSYNDSYDEEDDMFIETMRSWQAESEESKRRPWGGSVPSRKRIHLYRLEGHIRLYNDYFTDPPVYPDYISRRRYCYKLRLSTFMKHNLFLKIVGAVKEKDPRFQQRRNAAGELGLSVLQKVTMAFRMLAYDAPADSLDECLHLGESTIIESMRRFVRAVVEVFGDEYLRSPNDEDTAHLFAINASRGFPGMLGSIDCMNWRWKNCPTAWAGSFTSHVNAPMIILKTVALQDLWIWHAFFSMPSSLNDINVLHRSHFLDDLAAGEAPKVHYSINGHHYTIGYYLADGIYPEWATFVKPIPSPVGRKRQHFVLQ; encoded by the exons ATGGATCCTCGTGTAGCTTGGAAGGAGTACTTGAGGGAGCTGTGTTTCTCCTACAACGACTCTTacgatgaggaagatgatatgTTCATAGAGACTATGAGATCCTGGCAAGCCGAGTCGGAGGAATCAAAGAGGCGACCTTGGGGTGGTTCAGTGCCTAGTCGGAAGCGCATCCACCTTTATCGGCTGGAGGGCCATATTAGGTTGTACAATGACTACTTTACCGATCCCCCTGTGTACCCTGACTACATTTCCCGTCGCCGGTATTGCTACAAACTGCGACTCTCCACATTC ATGAAACATAACCTTTTCCTCAAGATCGTGGGGGCGGTTAAGGAGAAGGACCCGCGGTTTCAACAGAGGAGGAACGCTGCAGGTGAGCTAGGGCTGTCCGTGCTGCAAAAAGTGACTATGGCGTTTCGTATGCTAGCATACGATGCGCCGGCCGATTCTCTAGATGAATGCCTCCATCTAGGGGAGAGCACCATCATTGAGAGCATGAGACGTTTCGTTCGTGCTGTCGTCGAAGTGTTCGGTGATGAGTACCTCCGTTCTCCGAATGATGAGGACACTGCTCATTTGTTTGCTATCAACGCGAGCAGAGGGTTTCCAGGGATGCTGGGAAGCATTGATTGTATgaattggaggtggaagaactgtccgACGGCGTGGGCAGGTTCTTTTACCAGCCATGTCAATGCTCCGATGATCATTCTCAAGACGGTTGCATTGCAGGACCTGTGGATCTGGCATGCCTTTTTCAGCATGCCTAGTTCACTAAACGACATTAATGTTCTACACCGGTCACATTTCCTCGACGACCTTGCCGCAGGCGAGGCCCCTAAGGTTCACTACAGCATTAATGGGCACCATTACACCATAGGCTACTACCTTGCGGATGGCATATATCCGGAATGGGCCACGTTTGTGAAGCCCATTCCATCGCCTGTTGGCAGGAAGCGGCAACACTTCGTGCTACAGTAG